The Perca fluviatilis chromosome 2, GENO_Pfluv_1.0, whole genome shotgun sequence genome includes a region encoding these proteins:
- the LOC120545500 gene encoding olfactory receptor 10J4-like encodes MNSTQVSYFTLAAYLDTGPFKYLYFMIVMALYIFIVSVNALLIVVICMNRSLHEPMYIFLCSLFVNNLYGSTGLFPFLLVQILSDIHTVSAPFCFLQIYCVHTYGAVEYLNLAAMSYDRYLAICYPLQYITRMTSKKIATLIALTWLYPLIACIVYSIYLHSHSRLCGNVINKVYCDGHSIVKLACSDSHIVNALGLILSFGVIFGALIVIVYTYMNIFKVCFSGSKQTRQKAVSTCTPHLASLLNFSVGASFELLQSRFNLSNVPIMMRIFLSVYFLTFPPLFNPVMYGLKMSKIRVVGKSLMANVGY; translated from the coding sequence ATGAACTCTACGCAGGTTTCATATTTCACACTTGCTGCCTACTTAGACACAGGACCTTTTAAGTACTTATATTTTATGATTGTCATGGCTTTATATATTTTCATTGTCAGTGTAAATGCCTTGCTGATTGTGGTTATCTGTATGAACAGAAGCTTACATGAACCTATGTACATTTTTCTGTgcagcctgtttgtaaataATCTGTATGGCAGTACAGGGTTGTTTCCATTCCTTCTGGTTCAGATCctctctgacattcacactgtTTCTGCTCCCTTCTGTTTCCTCCAGATTTATTGTGTACACACTTATGGAGCTGTTGAATATTTAAACTTAGCCGCAATGTCTTATGACAGATATCTTGCCATCTGTTATCCTCTGCAATATATCACTCGTATGACATCTAAAAAGATTGCCACTCTTATTGCTCTAACATGGTTATACCCTTTGATTGCATGTATTGTTTATAGTATATATTTGCACTCCCATTCCCGGCTCTGTGGGAATGTCATTAACAAAGTTTATTGTGATGGCCACTCTATTGTGAAGCTGGCCTGCTCAGATTCACATATAGTTAATGCATTGGGGCTTATTTTATCTTTTGGTGTAATCTTTGGGGCTTTAATTGTTATCGTTTAcacttacatgaatatttttaaaGTATGTTTTTCTGGTTCCAAACAGACCAGACAGAAAGCTGTCAGTACCTGCACACCTCACCTCGCTTCACTCTTAAACTTTTCTGTCGGGGCCAGCTTTGAATTATTACAGAGCAGGTTTAATTTGAGCAATGTACCCATTATGATGCGAATATTTTTATCAGTATATTTTCTTACATTCCCGCCACTTTTCAACCCTGTAATGTATGGCCTCAAAATGTCCAAAATCCGTGTCGTAGGCAAAAGTCTGATGGCAAATGTAGGCTATTAA